Proteins from a genomic interval of Polaribacter sp. Q13:
- a CDS encoding family 43 glycosylhydrolase: protein MIKRGLLIFASILVLVGCETENKTVKEASKEEFPFFIPAEKPDRPLSAAVARNYDAYDKIRPEQNELYTQFKYTELKGFDYNGGDGTITRRDPSKVIFENGKYYVWYTGRKSPVRPVGMARAKEATDVIPSADWDLSDIWYATSEDGFTWKEEGIAVPRPPKPQAGWRSVTTTDILKFKGKYYLYYQAFMEASGLRGDFCPVAVSYADSPDGPWIPYDEVVIPNGPEGSWDQYSIHDPYPLVHEGKIYLYYKGDFDKRKELKPSKIRMQGLAIAENPLGPFVKHPLNPVINSGHETTLFPFKEGVAAIVQRDGMEHNTIQYAKDWVNFEIASITELMPVAGGPFVPDAFTDTKNGRGITWGISHFINADGNWNHTILTRFDCDLSQDIDDQKMKGHHYNYSPEFHYTHKLSGDQKKRIIKETNKLKGNETN from the coding sequence AAATAAAACAGTAAAAGAAGCATCAAAAGAAGAATTTCCTTTTTTTATTCCTGCGGAAAAACCTGATAGACCTTTAAGCGCTGCAGTAGCTCGTAATTACGATGCTTATGATAAAATTCGTCCAGAGCAAAACGAATTGTACACACAGTTTAAATATACAGAGTTAAAGGGGTTTGATTATAACGGCGGAGATGGAACAATTACAAGGCGTGATCCATCTAAAGTAATTTTTGAAAACGGAAAATATTATGTTTGGTATACAGGTAGAAAATCGCCTGTAAGACCCGTGGGAATGGCTCGTGCAAAGGAAGCTACAGATGTAATTCCTTCTGCAGATTGGGATTTGTCTGATATTTGGTACGCTACTTCTGAAGATGGTTTTACGTGGAAAGAAGAAGGAATTGCAGTTCCTCGTCCTCCAAAACCCCAAGCAGGTTGGCGTTCGGTAACTACTACTGATATTTTAAAGTTTAAGGGAAAATATTATTTATATTATCAAGCATTTATGGAGGCAAGCGGTTTAAGAGGAGATTTTTGTCCAGTAGCAGTTTCATACGCTGATTCTCCAGATGGGCCTTGGATTCCTTACGATGAAGTTGTAATTCCAAATGGCCCAGAAGGTTCTTGGGATCAATATTCCATTCATGATCCGTATCCTTTAGTTCATGAGGGTAAAATTTATTTGTATTACAAAGGAGATTTTGATAAAAGAAAAGAATTGAAACCTTCAAAAATAAGAATGCAAGGTTTGGCAATTGCAGAAAATCCTTTAGGTCCTTTTGTAAAACATCCTTTAAATCCGGTGATTAATTCGGGGCATGAAACAACCTTGTTTCCCTTTAAAGAAGGAGTTGCAGCCATTGTGCAACGCGATGGTATGGAGCATAATACTATTCAGTATGCAAAAGATTGGGTAAATTTCGAAATAGCTTCCATTACAGAATTGATGCCAGTTGCAGGCGGACCATTTGTACCAGATGCATTTACGGATACTAAAAATGGACGAGGAATTACTTGGGGGATTTCACATTTTATAAATGCTGATGGAAATTGGAATCATACCATTCTTACACGTTTTGATTGCGATTTAAGTCAAGATATAGATGATCAAAAAATGAAAGGACATCATTATAATTACAGTCCAGAATTTCATTATACACATAAATTAAGTGGAGATCAAAAAAAACGAATTATTAAAGAAACGAATAAACTTAAAGGAAATGAAACGAATTAA
- a CDS encoding alpha-L-fucosidase, producing MKRIKLKYFLLIGAIVAVSCTATKESIKKESTVIKHYEPTFESLKQHGAAPEWFADAKLGMYFHWGPYSVPAFGSAWYPHNMYKAKGGVRKHHEETYGSIYEFGYEDFIPMFKAEHFDPDDWAELFKNTGAKFAGPVAEHHDGFAMWDSEVNPWNAADMGPKRDILGDIFKSLKKQGLRTIATFHHARNGQRNRDKPELWGDAYDSHYVYQPYLPTATTDPKLRKLFGNFETIEEFNQYWLDQVNEVVDKYSPDILWYDSWLNLIPEEKRNEMAAHHFNNGIKQHKEVMLAHKQQDLPSEYSVLDYEQGGRRDSWPTPWMTDITLGKSKWMYVEGEPYKTADMVVRNMIDVWSKNGVVLLNVSPRADGVINQEQRDVLKEIGDWMKVHGEAVYGTRAHNIFGFGNAKTGKGHNAGQSSSVNYTANDIRFTVAKDKKSMYIFFLGVPKSGERIEMRSFGGYHRNIPPGKITKITHMGTNAETKFELTTASFFLTIPDVKMNSLANVFKLDLE from the coding sequence ATGAAACGAATTAAATTAAAATATTTTCTATTAATTGGAGCAATTGTAGCGGTAAGTTGCACTGCTACAAAAGAAAGTATTAAAAAAGAAAGTACTGTTATAAAACATTACGAGCCTACTTTTGAGTCATTAAAACAACACGGAGCTGCACCAGAGTGGTTTGCTGATGCAAAGTTAGGAATGTATTTTCATTGGGGACCTTATAGTGTTCCGGCTTTTGGTAGTGCGTGGTATCCTCATAATATGTATAAAGCTAAAGGAGGAGTTCGTAAACATCATGAGGAAACTTACGGAAGTATTTATGAATTTGGATATGAAGATTTTATCCCGATGTTTAAAGCAGAACATTTTGATCCAGATGATTGGGCTGAATTGTTTAAAAACACAGGAGCTAAATTTGCAGGACCTGTAGCAGAACATCATGATGGATTTGCCATGTGGGATAGTGAAGTGAATCCTTGGAATGCAGCAGATATGGGACCTAAAAGAGATATTTTGGGTGATATATTTAAATCGCTAAAGAAACAAGGTTTAAGAACCATTGCTACGTTTCATCATGCTCGAAATGGACAGCGTAATAGGGATAAACCTGAATTATGGGGAGATGCGTACGACAGTCATTATGTATATCAACCATATTTACCAACAGCAACTACAGATCCAAAATTGCGTAAATTATTTGGGAATTTTGAAACCATAGAAGAATTCAATCAATATTGGTTAGATCAAGTAAATGAAGTGGTGGATAAATACAGTCCGGATATTTTATGGTATGATTCCTGGTTGAATTTAATTCCGGAAGAAAAAAGAAATGAAATGGCAGCGCATCATTTTAACAACGGAATTAAGCAACATAAAGAAGTAATGCTAGCGCATAAACAACAAGATTTACCATCAGAATATAGTGTGTTGGATTATGAACAAGGAGGACGTAGAGATTCTTGGCCAACACCTTGGATGACTGATATTACGCTAGGGAAAAGTAAATGGATGTATGTGGAAGGAGAGCCTTACAAAACTGCAGATATGGTGGTGCGTAATATGATAGATGTTTGGAGTAAAAACGGTGTGGTATTGTTAAATGTTTCGCCACGGGCGGATGGAGTTATCAATCAAGAACAAAGAGATGTATTGAAAGAAATTGGAGATTGGATGAAAGTGCATGGTGAAGCGGTGTATGGAACAAGAGCACATAATATTTTTGGATTTGGAAATGCAAAAACAGGAAAAGGACACAATGCAGGACAGTCATCATCTGTAAATTATACGGCCAATGACATTCGTTTTACGGTAGCTAAAGATAAAAAGTCGATGTATATTTTCTTTTTAGGAGTGCCAAAATCAGGAGAACGAATTGAAATGAGATCTTTTGGAGGATATCACAGAAATATTCCACCAGGAAAAATTACAAAAATTACACATATGGGAACCAATGCAGAAACTAAGTTTGAGCTAACTACAGCTTCTTTCTTTTTAACCATTCCGGATGTGAAAATGAATAGTTTGGCCAATGTGTTTAAACTAGATTTAGAGTAA
- a CDS encoding DUF5060 domain-containing protein, whose amino-acid sequence MKKVSVILFLLVSFNSFSNIDKSDYAKKITIEQWQVHDFLFKATPNVRNPFIVNFEATFKNESGEQINVPGFYNGGNEWVVRFSTSKIGKWQFVTQSALKGLHNKNGSFKVIPTKNKTEHGGIIVKPENPQYFYYEDGAPYMQMAYECDWLFALDFENKKAAPKTTILLNDLQNNNLNQIVTTVYSFGAKWERDPKLAAYPEYDYSNDLSIFPFLGTNKTPDFSLLNVAYFQQMDRTIDMMKERNISLHLMIYVWNKLVNWPDAETEADNMFFDYIIKRYQAFPNVVWDVAKEAYDRKRCSTAYILERLERIKKLDAYKRLKTVHEYDFCIKNPDKVDIISAQNWSATIYHDMLGVKKAFPNKPIFNIEHGGYTKSEFEVFPGDYVDPEISLRRNYMINFSGTYSTYYWQGTSWYVMIHDIENQPKGFVKPKYEYYKNFVNFFKKYSFNEFTPDLKSNNSGYTLTNNKGVFLMYLPKYNYQASIFYLSPFFSKTGTYQWFNTLTGEYSEVFQFKKGNFRNPWYNKADAILIRTH is encoded by the coding sequence ATGAAAAAAGTATCGGTTATTTTATTTTTATTAGTTTCATTTAATTCGTTTTCAAATATTGATAAATCAGATTATGCTAAAAAAATTACGATAGAACAATGGCAAGTACACGACTTTCTATTTAAAGCAACTCCTAATGTTCGTAATCCTTTTATTGTAAATTTTGAAGCCACATTTAAAAATGAAAGTGGAGAACAAATAAATGTTCCTGGTTTTTATAATGGAGGCAATGAATGGGTTGTTCGTTTTTCAACATCTAAAATAGGGAAATGGCAATTTGTAACCCAATCTGCATTAAAAGGTTTGCATAATAAAAATGGTTCTTTTAAAGTAATTCCCACTAAAAATAAAACAGAACATGGAGGCATTATTGTAAAACCAGAGAATCCACAATATTTTTATTACGAAGATGGCGCTCCATACATGCAAATGGCGTATGAGTGCGATTGGTTGTTTGCTTTAGATTTTGAAAATAAAAAAGCAGCACCAAAAACAACTATTTTATTAAATGATTTACAAAATAATAATTTAAATCAGATTGTAACTACCGTATATTCTTTTGGAGCAAAATGGGAACGTGATCCAAAGTTGGCAGCGTATCCAGAATACGACTATAGTAATGATTTGTCTATTTTTCCTTTTTTAGGAACTAATAAGACGCCTGATTTCAGTCTTTTAAATGTTGCTTATTTTCAGCAAATGGATAGAACGATTGACATGATGAAAGAACGTAATATTTCTCTTCATTTAATGATTTATGTATGGAACAAATTGGTAAACTGGCCAGATGCAGAAACGGAAGCGGATAATATGTTTTTTGATTATATTATAAAGCGTTACCAAGCTTTTCCGAATGTAGTTTGGGATGTTGCTAAAGAAGCATATGATAGAAAACGGTGCTCTACAGCCTATATTTTAGAACGTTTAGAGCGCATTAAAAAATTAGATGCTTATAAGCGTTTAAAAACGGTGCACGAATATGATTTTTGTATTAAGAATCCTGATAAAGTAGATATCATTTCGGCACAAAACTGGAGTGCAACTATTTATCACGATATGCTTGGGGTTAAAAAAGCATTTCCGAATAAACCAATTTTTAATATTGAGCATGGAGGTTATACAAAATCAGAATTTGAAGTATTTCCTGGAGATTATGTAGATCCAGAAATTAGTTTGAGAAGAAATTATATGATTAATTTTTCGGGTACGTATAGCACGTATTATTGGCAAGGAACTTCTTGGTATGTCATGATTCACGATATTGAAAATCAGCCTAAAGGTTTTGTAAAACCAAAATATGAGTACTATAAAAACTTTGTAAATTTCTTTAAAAAGTATTCTTTTAATGAGTTTACACCAGACTTAAAAAGTAATAATAGCGGTTACACACTTACAAATAACAAAGGCGTGTTTTTAATGTACCTGCCAAAGTATAATTATCAAGCGTCCATTTTTTACTTATCTCCATTTTTTTCAAAAACAGGTACGTATCAATGGTTTAATACGCTAACGGGAGAGTATAGTGAGGTATTTCAATTTAAAAAAGGCAATTTCAGGAACCCGTGGTACAATAAAGCCGATGCGATTTTAATTCGTACACATTAA
- a CDS encoding family 16 glycosylhydrolase, with protein MTTFKRIATVLIMLALNTLYAQKSPFFNNGEDPKPEGAKWKLVKNMSDDFNGKKVNQKKWQISGQGWIGRAPGLFMAENIKVADGKLQITTTKLPKTITKNGKEFTHGGGYVGSRNGMTYGYYESRMKANKSFMSSTFWLINENKGVTGCDKRTTELDIQECVGQIVNDAQWMKNFDQAMNSNTHSRNIPEGCDYIKGTSKGGGLMQGKVYDDFHVYGVWWKSKDEILFYLDGKLVKKVTPPADFNIQMHLRMVVETYDWNPVPANGGMVGLSEKDRTTSYDWVRSWKLVN; from the coding sequence ATGACAACATTTAAAAGAATAGCAACTGTATTAATCATGCTTGCATTAAACACTTTGTATGCTCAAAAATCTCCATTCTTCAATAATGGTGAAGACCCAAAGCCGGAAGGAGCAAAATGGAAATTGGTTAAAAACATGTCTGATGACTTTAATGGAAAAAAAGTAAATCAGAAAAAATGGCAAATATCGGGTCAAGGTTGGATTGGAAGAGCTCCTGGATTATTTATGGCAGAAAATATTAAGGTTGCAGATGGTAAACTTCAAATTACAACAACTAAATTGCCTAAAACCATAACCAAAAACGGAAAAGAATTTACACATGGAGGTGGTTACGTAGGATCAAGAAATGGAATGACTTATGGCTATTATGAAAGTAGAATGAAAGCTAACAAGAGTTTTATGTCATCAACATTTTGGTTGATAAATGAAAACAAAGGTGTTACGGGTTGTGACAAACGAACCACAGAATTAGATATTCAAGAATGTGTTGGTCAAATTGTAAATGATGCACAATGGATGAAAAATTTTGATCAAGCAATGAACTCAAATACACATAGTAGAAATATTCCTGAAGGATGTGATTATATAAAAGGAACCAGCAAAGGAGGAGGTCTTATGCAAGGAAAAGTTTATGATGATTTTCATGTTTATGGTGTTTGGTGGAAAAGTAAAGACGAAATATTATTCTATTTAGATGGAAAATTGGTGAAAAAAGTTACACCTCCAGCAGATTTTAATATCCAAATGCATTTAAGAATGGTTGTAGAAACGTATGACTGGAATCCAGTTCCTGCAAATGGAGGAATGGTTGGTTTATCAGAAAAAGATAGAACCACTTCTTATGATTGGGTGCGTTCATGGAAATTAGTAAATTAA
- a CDS encoding family 43 glycosylhydrolase, translated as MKNTYNILMVCLTVSILLSCADKTSEKVVVKKASEQQSGFPNVLPMEKPDRKMSAALNRLYDAYPAPKPQANELFSQFKYTPLKGFDYHNHDGTISRRDPSKVIKHNGKYYVWYTYRNTPTPPQGAEKSTDKIPSSDWDLAEIWYATSKDGFNWEEQGVAIKRPEKPIVGWRAVTTTDILKWKGKYYLYYQGFMEASGKRGDDCPVAVSYADSPNGPWTAYNKIVIPNGAKGEWDEYSIHDPYPLVYNGKIYLYYKSDFGVKPNWIRMQGLATADNPLGPFTKHPLNPVISSGHETSLFPFKDGIAAMVYKDGNEHNTVQFAKDGVNFEIASITEMMPYAAAPYVPDAFTDTKDGRGITWGLAHFIGLGKKGQFHSMLARFDCDLSQDLDDHEMKEPRVKYTPEDYFKRSLSKKQQKRIASENAK; from the coding sequence ATGAAAAACACGTATAACATTTTAATGGTTTGTTTAACAGTCTCAATTCTATTGTCTTGTGCTGATAAAACTTCAGAAAAAGTAGTTGTCAAAAAGGCTTCAGAACAGCAATCTGGTTTTCCGAATGTACTACCTATGGAAAAACCAGATAGAAAAATGAGCGCTGCATTAAATAGATTATACGATGCGTATCCTGCTCCTAAACCGCAAGCCAATGAATTGTTTTCTCAATTTAAATATACACCATTAAAAGGTTTTGATTATCATAATCATGATGGTACAATTAGCAGAAGAGATCCATCAAAAGTAATAAAGCATAATGGTAAATATTATGTATGGTATACGTACAGAAATACACCAACTCCGCCACAAGGAGCTGAAAAATCGACAGATAAAATTCCTTCATCAGATTGGGATTTAGCAGAAATTTGGTATGCAACCAGTAAAGATGGTTTCAATTGGGAAGAACAAGGTGTTGCTATAAAAAGACCAGAAAAACCGATAGTTGGTTGGAGAGCGGTTACTACAACAGATATCTTAAAGTGGAAAGGAAAATACTATTTGTATTACCAAGGTTTTATGGAAGCAAGCGGAAAAAGAGGTGATGATTGTCCGGTGGCAGTTTCTTATGCAGATTCTCCAAATGGACCTTGGACAGCTTATAATAAAATTGTAATTCCAAATGGTGCAAAAGGAGAGTGGGATGAATACTCTATTCACGATCCGTATCCATTAGTTTATAACGGAAAAATTTATTTATATTACAAATCAGATTTTGGCGTAAAACCAAATTGGATAAGAATGCAAGGTTTGGCAACTGCAGATAATCCTTTAGGCCCTTTTACCAAACATCCGTTAAATCCGGTTATTTCATCTGGACACGAAACATCTTTGTTTCCTTTTAAAGACGGAATTGCTGCAATGGTTTATAAAGATGGAAATGAGCATAATACAGTGCAATTTGCAAAAGATGGTGTAAACTTTGAGATTGCTTCAATTACAGAAATGATGCCGTATGCGGCGGCACCTTATGTGCCAGATGCATTTACAGATACAAAAGATGGTAGAGGTATTACTTGGGGATTGGCGCATTTTATAGGTTTGGGTAAAAAAGGACAATTTCACTCAATGTTGGCAAGATTTGACTGTGATTTAAGTCAAGATTTAGATGATCATGAAATGAAAGAGCCAAGAGTAAAATATACACCTGAAGATTACTTTAAACGTAGTTTGAGTAAAAAACAACAAAAAAGAATTGCATCAGAAAACGCTAAATAA
- a CDS encoding sulfatase: MKKIYVSLFIALFTSLNILVAQEKPNVLIILADDLGYGDLGFTGSKDIQTPNLDKLADNGVIMKNGYVTHPYCGPSRAGLITGRYQARFGLEINLTNSKYDMYNGLPLTEQTFANRLQKSGYETGVIGKWHLGGSDTFHPNNRGFDYFYGFLSGGHSYFPKNVKTHMPLISPKNNKPHYSANEGSYWPLTRNDKAGEFNEYLTSALSKDAAKFVSKSDKPFCLYLAYNAPHMPLEAPKETIEKYNFIKDKKRRTYAAMVDELDQGIGVVVEALRKSGKLDNTLIFFLSDNGGPRKKGETFASNGKFKEGKGSMYEGGCHVPFIVHYPNGNFKVKKFDGLVSALDIAATAVAVGNGDTSGYELEGKNLIPYLKGNKKGSPHEALFWRMQDGQAWGVRTMGAKFLKRNKKTAVPELFNMAIDPYEDYDIISKSPKLRKELAKLWNDWNSENISNIYLQAGAYQKKRLDMYKKLYEDLIKKSKKVELLKIK; the protein is encoded by the coding sequence ATGAAAAAAATATATGTAAGCTTATTTATAGCGCTTTTTACTTCGCTAAACATTCTTGTTGCACAAGAAAAACCAAATGTTTTAATTATTCTGGCTGATGATTTAGGATATGGAGATCTTGGTTTTACAGGATCTAAAGACATTCAAACACCTAATTTAGATAAACTAGCAGATAATGGGGTTATTATGAAAAACGGTTATGTTACGCATCCCTATTGTGGGCCATCAAGAGCAGGTTTAATTACTGGGCGATATCAAGCGCGTTTTGGTTTGGAAATAAATCTTACAAATTCGAAATATGATATGTATAATGGTTTGCCATTAACAGAGCAGACTTTTGCAAACAGATTGCAAAAATCTGGCTATGAAACAGGAGTTATTGGTAAATGGCATTTAGGAGGTTCAGATACATTTCATCCAAATAATCGTGGATTCGATTATTTCTATGGATTTTTATCAGGAGGACATTCTTATTTCCCGAAGAATGTAAAAACGCATATGCCTTTAATCAGCCCAAAGAATAATAAACCTCATTACAGTGCTAATGAAGGTAGTTATTGGCCATTAACAAGAAATGATAAAGCAGGAGAATTTAATGAGTATTTAACATCAGCATTAAGTAAAGATGCTGCAAAATTTGTTAGTAAAAGTGATAAGCCTTTTTGTTTATATTTAGCTTACAATGCACCACATATGCCTTTAGAAGCACCAAAAGAAACTATTGAGAAATACAATTTTATCAAGGATAAAAAACGAAGAACTTATGCTGCAATGGTCGACGAGTTAGATCAAGGAATTGGTGTTGTAGTAGAGGCGCTTAGAAAATCTGGAAAATTAGACAATACTTTAATTTTCTTTTTGTCCGATAACGGAGGACCAAGAAAAAAGGGAGAAACATTTGCTAGTAATGGTAAATTTAAAGAGGGAAAAGGAAGTATGTATGAAGGCGGTTGTCATGTACCTTTTATAGTACATTATCCTAATGGGAATTTTAAAGTTAAAAAGTTTGATGGTTTAGTTTCTGCATTAGATATTGCTGCCACGGCTGTAGCTGTTGGTAATGGAGATACTTCAGGGTATGAATTAGAAGGTAAAAATTTAATTCCTTATTTAAAAGGAAATAAAAAAGGATCTCCACACGAAGCGTTGTTTTGGAGAATGCAAGATGGTCAAGCCTGGGGAGTAAGAACGATGGGGGCTAAGTTTTTAAAACGTAATAAAAAAACAGCGGTACCAGAATTGTTTAATATGGCAATAGATCCTTATGAGGATTATGATATCATCTCTAAATCGCCAAAATTAAGAAAAGAATTAGCAAAACTTTGGAACGATTGGAATAGCGAAAACATAAGTAACATCTATTTGCAAGCTGGTGCATATCAAAAGAAACGTTTAGATATGTATAAAAAACTGTATGAAGATTTGATAAAGAAGTCTAAGAAAGTGGAGCTTTTAAAAATAAAATAA
- a CDS encoding alpha-L-fucosidase, with the protein MIKKVIPIVIICLLFSCSVKQKKQDIAEKQEKVNLVLSFLNLNFGMFIHYNMGTYHAEQWAKPNHDPKSFAPTNLDCNQWAKAAKSAKMNYAVFTTKHHDGFCLWNTKVTDYDIASSSYKGDIVKEYVDAFRKQDIKIGLYFSVWDRQHKIENKNITPKNIQYTKDQLTELLTNYGDIICIVIDGWGSKWGHGPNFNELPFKVLEDHIHSIQPNCLVINHSCKTDLNVTQLVHYEATHGQHCPYDNTLPSQQGPTLQSTWFWEKGYENQELKSVKSVVEELNFANTHYANYLLNAAPNDAGLMDDNVVNRLKEIGKAVTFSKPLMALPKVEKPHKNVTVTASSSSSDEFKPSNVIDCNLFTRWQFAKEDKKPWIELDFGKPETFNRVICGEFRKGVEKFKIEAFVNGDWKLLAEGNKITNNFNASFEDVTAQKYRMVVLESSQLPKIAEITFVKY; encoded by the coding sequence ATGATAAAAAAGGTGATTCCGATTGTAATAATTTGCTTGTTGTTTTCGTGCAGTGTTAAACAAAAAAAGCAAGACATAGCGGAAAAACAAGAAAAAGTAAACCTCGTTTTATCATTTTTAAATTTGAATTTTGGTATGTTTATTCATTATAATATGGGTACCTATCATGCAGAGCAATGGGCAAAACCAAATCACGATCCAAAATCATTTGCACCAACAAATTTAGATTGCAATCAGTGGGCGAAAGCTGCGAAATCAGCTAAAATGAATTATGCCGTATTTACAACAAAACATCATGATGGATTTTGTTTGTGGAATACTAAAGTGACAGATTATGATATTGCTAGTAGTTCTTATAAAGGTGATATTGTTAAAGAATATGTTGATGCTTTTAGAAAACAAGACATAAAAATCGGACTCTATTTTTCGGTTTGGGATAGACAACATAAAATTGAAAATAAAAATATTACACCTAAAAATATTCAATACACAAAAGATCAACTAACCGAATTACTAACCAATTATGGTGATATAATATGTATTGTTATTGATGGTTGGGGATCTAAATGGGGACATGGACCAAATTTTAATGAGTTGCCTTTTAAAGTTTTGGAAGATCATATTCATTCTATTCAACCTAATTGTTTAGTGATAAATCATAGTTGTAAAACGGATTTAAATGTAACGCAATTGGTGCATTATGAAGCTACGCACGGGCAACATTGTCCGTATGATAATACATTGCCTTCTCAACAAGGCCCCACGTTACAATCTACTTGGTTTTGGGAAAAAGGATATGAAAATCAAGAATTGAAATCCGTAAAATCTGTTGTTGAAGAATTAAATTTTGCAAATACTCATTATGCTAATTATTTATTAAATGCGGCTCCAAATGATGCCGGTTTAATGGATGATAATGTAGTAAATAGATTGAAAGAAATAGGTAAAGCAGTTACTTTTTCTAAACCATTAATGGCATTGCCAAAAGTAGAAAAACCTCATAAAAACGTAACTGTTACTGCTTCTAGTTCTTCTTCTGATGAATTTAAACCAAGCAATGTTATTGATTGTAATTTATTTACACGTTGGCAATTTGCCAAAGAAGACAAAAAACCTTGGATAGAATTAGATTTTGGAAAGCCAGAAACTTTTAACCGAGTTATTTGTGGTGAATTTAGAAAAGGTGTAGAGAAGTTTAAAATTGAAGCTTTTGTAAATGGAGATTGGAAATTACTGGCTGAAGGAAATAAAATAACGAATAATTTTAATGCTTCTTTTGAAGATGTTACTGCTCAAAAATATAGAATGGTAGTTTTAGAAAGTTCTCAATTACCTAAAATTGCGGAGATCACTTTTGTTAAATATTAA